One stretch of Rhodopirellula halodulae DNA includes these proteins:
- a CDS encoding YggS family pyridoxal phosphate-dependent enzyme → MAVPISKQQMACDEATAKRLIADNWNSVQESVAEVAKQCGRDTSEIRVVGVTKYVDAEITGWLVDAGCHDLGENRPQLLESKFEALARPEIRWHQIGNLQRNKVRRLLPANPMIHAITSQRLLDALHQECTLQSRSIEGLIEVNISEEEAKTGLPVNQLESILRHWQDLPQPKTGGLQIRGLMAMAGWGTDQDAARRQFAKLAEIRDRIQNQLAIELPELSMGMSGDYPAAIAEGATLIRIGTRFFQGVLPTG, encoded by the coding sequence ATGGCAGTTCCAATTTCAAAACAGCAGATGGCTTGTGACGAAGCCACTGCGAAACGTCTGATCGCGGACAACTGGAACTCGGTGCAAGAATCAGTCGCCGAAGTTGCGAAGCAGTGCGGTCGGGACACCAGTGAAATTCGCGTGGTCGGGGTGACGAAGTACGTCGATGCGGAAATCACCGGCTGGTTGGTCGACGCCGGGTGCCATGATTTGGGTGAGAATCGACCACAGTTGCTGGAAAGCAAATTTGAAGCGCTTGCTCGCCCCGAAATCCGCTGGCATCAAATTGGCAATTTGCAACGCAACAAGGTTCGACGGCTACTTCCTGCCAACCCGATGATCCATGCGATCACCAGCCAACGTTTGCTCGACGCCTTGCACCAAGAATGCACGTTGCAGTCTCGAAGCATCGAAGGTTTGATCGAAGTCAACATCAGCGAAGAAGAAGCCAAAACGGGATTGCCGGTCAATCAACTCGAGTCCATCTTGCGACACTGGCAAGATCTGCCGCAACCGAAAACCGGAGGCTTGCAAATTCGCGGGCTGATGGCGATGGCGGGCTGGGGCACCGATCAGGACGCCGCACGCCGACAATTCGCGAAATTAGCAGAGATTCGCGATCGGATTCAAAACCAGCTTGCGATTGAATTGCCCGAGCTTTCGATGGGCATGAGCGGCGACTACCCCGCTGCGATCGCGGAAGGTGCGACGCTGATTCGGATCGGAACGCGATTCTTCCAAGGCGTGCTCCCAACCGGCTGA
- a CDS encoding serine hydrolase domain-containing protein translates to MHWMKGVLAMSLVTSAMTWSDGQAAEPEIPAISQAMQSFVEDKEIAGAVTLVVGPDSVEHVNVVGLSDVEKETPLQRDTIFWIASMTKPITGACVLMMQDEGKLSVDDPITKYLPEMQQLKMKDGSPVTITIRHLMTHTSGMSELPGGSAYTAPTLEAVAKEYAKLPVMFEPGSEWKYSQTGINTAARIVEVVSGMSFDQFVKARICKPLGMKDTAFYLNADQMKRLTKTYRVMPADQDGPKRLEEATIRILSGGTAMNRDRFPAANGGLFSTADDYGKFCQMLLREGRVGDQQLLSTSAVEQMRIICTGDIVTGFTPGNGWAIGCCVVREPQGVTKAVTPGTFGHGGAHGTQAWIDPANQVAMVLMVQRANFPNSDASKVRQAFGEALMESLNRE, encoded by the coding sequence ATGCATTGGATGAAGGGTGTATTGGCAATGAGTTTGGTCACATCGGCGATGACATGGAGCGATGGCCAAGCGGCGGAGCCCGAGATTCCCGCGATCTCGCAAGCGATGCAGTCATTCGTCGAGGACAAAGAAATCGCGGGCGCGGTCACGCTGGTTGTCGGTCCCGACTCGGTCGAACACGTCAACGTGGTCGGTTTGTCCGATGTCGAAAAAGAAACGCCGCTGCAACGCGACACGATCTTCTGGATCGCATCCATGACCAAGCCGATCACCGGTGCGTGTGTGTTGATGATGCAGGACGAAGGCAAGTTGTCGGTCGATGATCCGATCACAAAGTACTTGCCTGAGATGCAGCAGCTGAAGATGAAAGATGGATCGCCGGTCACGATCACCATCCGTCATCTGATGACGCACACATCGGGAATGAGCGAACTGCCGGGTGGAAGTGCCTACACAGCACCAACGTTGGAAGCGGTCGCGAAGGAGTATGCGAAATTGCCGGTGATGTTCGAACCAGGGAGCGAGTGGAAATACAGCCAAACGGGAATCAACACCGCCGCACGAATCGTCGAAGTGGTCTCGGGAATGAGCTTTGATCAGTTCGTGAAAGCACGCATCTGCAAGCCGCTCGGTATGAAGGACACGGCGTTTTACTTGAACGCGGATCAGATGAAACGACTGACGAAAACCTACCGCGTGATGCCCGCCGACCAAGACGGCCCCAAGCGATTGGAAGAAGCGACCATTCGGATTTTGTCCGGCGGAACGGCGATGAACCGCGATCGCTTTCCCGCTGCCAACGGTGGCCTGTTCTCGACCGCAGATGACTACGGGAAGTTCTGTCAAATGCTCCTTCGCGAAGGACGCGTCGGCGATCAGCAACTGCTCTCGACATCGGCGGTCGAGCAAATGCGGATCATTTGCACCGGCGACATCGTGACTGGGTTCACGCCGGGCAACGGTTGGGCGATTGGTTGTTGCGTGGTCCGCGAACCGCAAGGTGTAACGAAGGCGGTGACACCGGGAACGTTCGGCCACGGTGGGGCTCATGGAACTCAGGCTTGGATTGATCCGGCCAACCAAGTCGCGATGGTGCTGATGGTCCAGCGAGCCAACTTCCCCAATTCGGATGCGTCCAAAGTGCGGCAAGCCTTTGGCGAAGCCCTGATGGAATCGCTCAACCGCGAATGA
- a CDS encoding DUF3859 domain-containing protein, producing MRDKSLAKKKLEVRMRTFGIHSKWESGSKDLPRFIHSTTTIPARVDIEFGFIVNIKGAKNQEMFFCIDHPGIQDDRGKTRAPFDGSVYIKTNDWNFYLGDTIWLPLDDKLGPWKMWLEIDDNVIAEKTFDVVPAEEDEASST from the coding sequence TTGAGAGACAAATCGTTGGCGAAGAAGAAGCTGGAAGTCCGAATGCGAACCTTTGGAATTCACTCCAAATGGGAAAGTGGCTCCAAAGACTTGCCGCGATTCATTCACAGCACCACCACGATCCCCGCTCGCGTTGACATTGAGTTTGGGTTCATCGTCAACATCAAGGGTGCCAAGAACCAAGAGATGTTCTTCTGCATCGACCATCCTGGGATCCAAGACGACCGCGGAAAAACGCGGGCTCCGTTTGACGGGAGCGTGTACATCAAAACCAATGACTGGAATTTTTATCTCGGCGACACGATCTGGCTGCCGCTGGATGACAAGCTCGGACCGTGGAAGATGTGGCTGGAAATCGACGACAACGTGATCGCGGAAAAGACATTCGACGTTGTCCCGGCAGAGGAAGACGAAGCGTCTTCGACGTAG
- a CDS encoding adenylosuccinate synthase, with the protein MSGTCVIGLQWGDEAKGKLVDLLAPQFDWVVRYQGGANAGHTVVAGDETYKLHHIPSGILHSDVQNVITPGVVINPTTMLQEIDGLQSRGIDVFENLKVSERAHLVMPWHMIEDATINATAVRGESIGTTNRGIGPCYRDKVGRTHAIRMIDLIEPSRDERISTVATQKQALLKNLGASEEELASIAPEKMVALAASWAERLAPMIADTTDMVLDAAEANQKMLFEGAQGALLDIDHGTYPFVTSSNSSGVGVCAGAGVPPKWIDQVLGVCKAYSTRVGGGPFPSELECETGEKIRTLGNEFGTTTGRPRRCGWFDAVAVRYTARLSGVTRLALMMMDVLAHFDELKVCVAYELDGKEIHRVPAHAEQLRRCKPIYETIQGWNTPVDNARSVDDFPPLALSYVKRIEELVGIPVGVLSVGPDRAQTIFTEEAQAMALEV; encoded by the coding sequence TTGTCCGGTACTTGTGTCATTGGTCTGCAGTGGGGCGATGAAGCCAAAGGCAAACTCGTCGACTTGCTGGCACCTCAGTTTGATTGGGTCGTTCGTTATCAAGGCGGAGCCAACGCCGGGCACACCGTGGTCGCTGGCGACGAAACCTACAAACTGCACCACATTCCTTCGGGGATTTTGCACAGCGACGTTCAAAACGTCATCACGCCGGGCGTCGTGATCAACCCGACCACGATGTTGCAAGAAATCGATGGGCTGCAATCTCGCGGGATCGATGTTTTTGAAAATCTGAAGGTCAGCGAGCGGGCTCACCTCGTGATGCCTTGGCACATGATCGAAGACGCGACCATCAACGCCACCGCGGTGCGAGGCGAATCGATCGGCACCACCAACCGAGGAATCGGTCCCTGCTATCGAGACAAGGTCGGACGCACACACGCGATTCGCATGATCGACTTGATCGAACCTTCACGCGATGAACGGATCTCGACCGTCGCCACGCAGAAACAAGCATTGCTGAAGAATCTGGGTGCTTCGGAAGAAGAACTCGCGTCGATCGCACCTGAAAAGATGGTTGCCCTGGCGGCGTCTTGGGCCGAGCGTTTGGCACCGATGATTGCCGACACGACCGACATGGTCTTGGACGCCGCAGAAGCCAACCAAAAGATGTTGTTCGAAGGTGCCCAAGGTGCTTTGCTCGACATCGATCACGGAACCTACCCGTTTGTGACTAGCAGCAATTCATCCGGAGTAGGCGTGTGTGCCGGTGCCGGTGTGCCACCGAAATGGATCGATCAAGTCCTGGGTGTTTGCAAGGCTTACAGCACACGCGTTGGTGGCGGTCCGTTCCCGAGCGAGCTGGAATGCGAAACGGGTGAAAAGATCCGAACGCTTGGCAACGAGTTCGGCACCACGACCGGACGCCCACGTCGTTGCGGATGGTTCGATGCCGTCGCCGTTCGCTACACGGCTCGTCTGTCCGGCGTCACCCGTTTGGCGTTGATGATGATGGACGTGTTGGCTCATTTCGATGAGCTCAAAGTCTGCGTCGCGTACGAGCTGGATGGTAAAGAGATTCATCGTGTGCCAGCTCACGCGGAACAGCTTCGTCGTTGCAAGCCGATCTACGAAACGATCCAAGGTTGGAACACGCCGGTTGATAACGCTCGTTCAGTCGATGACTTCCCGCCGCTCGCGTTGTCCTACGTCAAACGCATCGAAGAATTGGTGGGCATCCCCGTTGGCGTGCTCTCCGTCGGTCCCGACCGAGCCCAAACGATCTTCACCGAAGAAGCCCAAGCCATGGCGTTGGAAGTTTAA
- the tkt gene encoding transketolase: MPMTATSTDIQTLAIDTIRCLSMDAVQTANSGHPGTPMALAPIAYQLFQNTMDYDPAKPHWPGRDRFVLSCGHASMLLYSTLHLVGVKATDRYGKPTGGESISLEDIKKFRQIGSVCAGHPEYAEAAGIETTTGPLGAGVSNSVGMAMAEKWLAANYNTDDLTLFNYNTYALCSDGDLMEGIATEAASIAGHLKLDNLCWLYDDNNITIEGDTDLAFSEDMGKKFEGLGWNVVNVDDANDIDALGKAIAKFQACSDKPTLIIVKSIIGYGAPNKQNTHGAHGAPLGWDEVALAKKAYGLPEDEKFYVPDGVREHFAEGVGKRGATASSQWEDVWTKYQAAEPQKAAELKAMFAGELPEGWDKDIPVFEADEKGDATRNSSGKVLNAIAKNIPFMIGGSADLAPSNKSDLKFEGAGEFLPGQYAGRNLHFGIREHAMAGIANGLCLSGLRGYAATFFVFTDYMRGAMRLSSIMHQPTLYILTHDSIGVGEDGPTHQPIEHLTACRAIPGLNVFRPGDSNEVAECYRTAMQINDHPSAFVLSRQNMPTLDRSKYASAAGCARGGYILSDCEGTPDVILMGSGSELFMAVDAAEALTAQGKKVRVVSMPCMDLFAQQDASYINEVLPPEVTNRVAVEAGIQMSWDRWIGSQGKFVGMHSFGASGPYSAVYEHFGINADSVVKAANA; this comes from the coding sequence GTGCCGATGACTGCCACCTCCACTGACATTCAAACTCTCGCCATCGACACCATCCGCTGCCTCAGCATGGATGCTGTGCAAACCGCCAACAGTGGTCACCCTGGCACGCCGATGGCATTGGCTCCGATCGCCTACCAATTGTTCCAAAACACGATGGATTACGATCCGGCCAAGCCACATTGGCCCGGCCGCGACCGTTTCGTGTTGTCTTGCGGTCACGCCAGCATGCTGCTCTACAGCACGCTGCATCTGGTTGGTGTGAAAGCGACCGATCGATATGGCAAACCCACCGGCGGCGAGTCGATTTCGCTGGAGGACATCAAGAAATTCCGCCAGATCGGCAGCGTCTGTGCGGGGCATCCCGAGTACGCCGAGGCGGCCGGGATCGAGACCACGACCGGACCTTTGGGTGCCGGCGTCAGCAACAGTGTCGGCATGGCGATGGCCGAAAAATGGCTGGCCGCCAACTACAACACCGATGACCTGACGCTGTTCAACTACAACACCTACGCGTTGTGCAGCGACGGCGACTTGATGGAAGGCATCGCCACCGAAGCCGCCTCGATCGCGGGTCACTTGAAGCTCGACAACCTGTGCTGGTTGTACGACGACAACAACATCACCATCGAAGGCGACACCGACCTGGCCTTCAGCGAAGACATGGGCAAGAAGTTCGAAGGCCTCGGTTGGAACGTCGTCAACGTCGACGATGCCAACGACATCGATGCCCTCGGCAAAGCCATCGCGAAATTCCAGGCTTGCAGCGACAAACCCACCCTGATCATCGTTAAGTCGATCATCGGTTACGGGGCACCCAACAAGCAAAACACTCACGGTGCCCACGGAGCACCTCTTGGTTGGGACGAAGTCGCCTTGGCGAAGAAAGCCTACGGGTTGCCTGAAGACGAAAAGTTCTATGTTCCCGATGGCGTTCGCGAACACTTCGCCGAAGGCGTTGGCAAACGTGGTGCAACCGCATCGAGCCAGTGGGAAGACGTTTGGACCAAGTACCAAGCCGCTGAACCGCAAAAGGCTGCTGAACTGAAAGCCATGTTCGCCGGTGAATTGCCCGAAGGTTGGGACAAAGACATCCCCGTTTTCGAAGCCGATGAAAAAGGCGACGCCACCCGCAACAGCAGCGGCAAAGTTCTCAACGCGATCGCCAAGAACATCCCCTTCATGATCGGCGGCAGTGCCGACTTGGCTCCTTCGAACAAGTCCGATCTGAAGTTCGAAGGTGCGGGCGAATTCCTGCCCGGTCAATACGCGGGCCGCAACCTGCACTTCGGAATTCGCGAACACGCGATGGCCGGTATCGCCAACGGTTTGTGCTTGTCCGGTTTGCGTGGCTACGCCGCAACGTTCTTTGTCTTCACGGACTACATGCGGGGTGCGATGCGATTGTCCAGCATCATGCATCAACCAACGCTGTACATCCTGACCCACGATTCGATCGGCGTCGGCGAAGACGGACCGACTCACCAGCCCATCGAACATCTGACCGCTTGTCGTGCGATCCCCGGATTGAATGTCTTCCGTCCTGGTGACTCGAACGAAGTGGCCGAATGCTATCGCACCGCGATGCAAATCAACGACCACCCCAGTGCGTTTGTTCTGTCGCGTCAGAACATGCCCACGCTGGATCGCAGCAAGTACGCGTCGGCCGCCGGGTGTGCCCGCGGTGGTTACATCCTCAGCGATTGCGAAGGCACACCAGACGTGATTCTGATGGGCAGCGGCAGCGAATTGTTCATGGCTGTTGACGCGGCTGAAGCGTTGACCGCTCAAGGCAAAAAAGTTCGCGTGGTCAGCATGCCTTGCATGGATTTGTTCGCCCAACAAGACGCTTCCTACATCAACGAAGTCTTGCCACCAGAAGTCACCAATCGCGTCGCTGTCGAAGCGGGCATTCAGATGAGCTGGGACCGTTGGATCGGTTCGCAAGGCAAGTTTGTTGGCATGCACTCGTTTGGTGCCAGCGGACCTTACAGCGCCGTTTACGAGCACTTCGGCATCAATGCCGACTCGGTGGTCAAAGCGGCCAACGCCTGA
- a CDS encoding exo-alpha-sialidase — protein sequence MIASVVSIPIGNWPLRLVPLIAALLAGWMAGTAQGQTMPGFYRAFGNTGVARVKSTIEPDDSFDLPAAYVDSAQFADDASLHAVSVSPDGRHLIAVGDWGVIVRSEDAGKTWRNVNSGIEAMLCDVRFLNESRVVAVGGGYEPVTGLSRGVAVVSDDAGRSWHRSNAIDATKLYRIAIRNGFDAEPLPAGVIEAIGDDAESSGVNRFVSMDGGLTWQPDAAQSAKSKLAMRDWLRRDVWMQDSAEPKQTKGREQSDGSSDASGRTWRVRVGTHGTIERSEDDGATWYAVRGSDRHAAVLFVAASEKSVPWSLIGRETLEAQQRAVLVLDQSETSPSGELRRLGRLRNAAMRLGVAATLRTASADWINTDEEAPAAILRTHRPAVVVLDENLPAETRDAWVRATMDDGNFGSSPFGSIRQRRRLYQSKLQSSENVASSRAVVLRSDALLSKRAVLAGDLALDAMMLVTPQLVVPASVEVSPVPGTSTELRRDSTLTGGLVLADGQRMEASKVISASRRRLQIATARMSQLGRLKELIEEPQLRSKDLTTTLGVLLPRTASEDRTRLLWWLWLQVREHAVTVGGSQAELDRCEQVLLETMLDAVPSDPVRRWADCMLEARRESFERSVVASKQKRPQWLAFAGSASPSNASVNSSDGDSGEQGAMTDVATTEFGGGASGEVQSSGLWQAQSLSPFAVKPVTFESAMSNRGSGNTEAASADVLGNALPSLPPMTQRTNWEYHPIVMAARRISAVGDESMAVDAHEGGEALQSPRPRASKASSLPRVASRPRLDCQLQDDCWRDVAWQRTDDVAFAMVTDQEYLYVAVVHPGASAGELPQTFSLWLDGDGELLSSFRFECHSDGQRNASVDGSVEWKPTWYAALSGWSQAETVDASPTETSAGPSAGPSVLAEIAIPLSEVLPRDDGLRVSNQFAVRVRAGSNSDATTGPHCLASDSQAMPDPQHWRFYGMPR from the coding sequence ACTCATTCGATTTGCCGGCCGCCTACGTCGACTCCGCCCAATTCGCGGACGACGCCAGTTTGCACGCGGTTTCGGTTTCGCCCGATGGACGGCACCTGATTGCGGTCGGTGATTGGGGCGTGATCGTTCGCAGCGAGGATGCGGGAAAGACTTGGCGGAATGTGAATTCCGGAATCGAAGCGATGCTTTGCGACGTGCGTTTCCTGAACGAATCTCGAGTCGTGGCCGTCGGCGGCGGCTACGAACCGGTGACCGGACTCAGTCGTGGCGTGGCGGTGGTCAGTGATGATGCGGGGCGAAGTTGGCACCGTTCCAACGCGATCGACGCGACGAAGCTTTACCGAATCGCGATTCGCAATGGGTTTGATGCGGAGCCATTGCCCGCCGGAGTCATCGAGGCCATCGGAGACGACGCCGAGTCATCGGGCGTGAACCGATTTGTATCCATGGATGGCGGACTGACGTGGCAACCGGATGCCGCACAGTCGGCCAAATCCAAATTGGCGATGAGAGATTGGTTGCGACGAGATGTTTGGATGCAAGACTCCGCCGAACCGAAGCAAACCAAAGGTCGTGAGCAAAGCGACGGATCGAGCGATGCGAGCGGGCGAACCTGGCGAGTCCGTGTCGGAACGCACGGGACAATCGAGCGTTCGGAAGACGACGGGGCGACTTGGTACGCCGTGCGAGGTTCCGATCGGCATGCCGCGGTCCTGTTTGTGGCAGCGTCGGAGAAATCCGTGCCTTGGTCACTGATTGGCCGCGAAACGTTGGAGGCTCAGCAACGAGCCGTGTTGGTCTTGGACCAGTCCGAAACTTCACCGAGCGGCGAGCTTCGCCGTTTGGGTCGATTGCGAAATGCGGCCATGCGATTGGGAGTCGCGGCGACACTCCGAACCGCATCGGCGGATTGGATCAACACCGATGAGGAAGCGCCCGCCGCGATCCTGCGAACACACCGACCCGCGGTGGTGGTGCTGGACGAGAACCTGCCGGCCGAAACCCGGGACGCGTGGGTACGTGCGACAATGGACGACGGCAATTTCGGTTCGTCACCGTTTGGAAGCATCCGGCAAAGACGACGTCTCTATCAAAGCAAGCTGCAATCGAGCGAAAACGTCGCGTCGTCGCGAGCGGTGGTTCTTCGCAGTGACGCGTTGCTTTCCAAGCGAGCGGTCTTGGCCGGCGACTTGGCTTTGGACGCCATGATGTTGGTCACACCGCAGTTGGTGGTGCCCGCCAGCGTGGAAGTGTCACCTGTTCCAGGAACCTCGACGGAGCTGCGTCGTGACTCAACGTTGACCGGTGGATTGGTGTTGGCTGACGGTCAAAGGATGGAAGCGTCCAAGGTGATCAGTGCCAGTCGCCGACGTTTGCAAATCGCGACGGCTCGCATGAGCCAACTCGGACGATTGAAAGAATTGATCGAAGAACCGCAATTGCGGAGCAAAGATCTGACGACGACTTTGGGAGTCTTGCTGCCGCGAACGGCGTCGGAGGATCGGACTCGTTTGCTGTGGTGGTTGTGGTTGCAAGTTCGCGAGCACGCTGTGACCGTTGGCGGAAGTCAGGCGGAGCTGGATCGTTGTGAACAGGTCTTGCTCGAAACCATGTTGGACGCGGTGCCGAGTGATCCGGTGCGACGTTGGGCCGATTGTATGTTGGAAGCTCGTCGGGAGAGCTTCGAACGCTCGGTCGTGGCGTCCAAGCAAAAACGACCCCAATGGCTCGCGTTTGCGGGTTCGGCTTCGCCATCCAATGCATCCGTCAACTCCTCAGACGGCGATTCAGGCGAGCAGGGGGCGATGACGGACGTGGCCACCACGGAGTTCGGCGGCGGGGCATCCGGTGAAGTGCAGTCCAGCGGTCTTTGGCAGGCTCAATCGTTGTCGCCTTTCGCGGTGAAGCCGGTGACTTTCGAGTCGGCGATGTCCAATCGAGGCAGCGGGAATACGGAGGCCGCTTCGGCGGACGTACTCGGGAATGCGCTGCCGAGCTTGCCTCCGATGACCCAGCGAACCAATTGGGAATACCATCCGATCGTGATGGCGGCTCGTCGAATTTCCGCCGTGGGTGACGAATCCATGGCGGTCGACGCTCATGAAGGTGGCGAAGCGTTGCAATCTCCTCGGCCGAGAGCATCCAAAGCGAGTTCGCTGCCACGAGTGGCATCACGCCCGCGTTTAGACTGTCAGTTGCAGGATGATTGCTGGCGGGATGTGGCCTGGCAACGCACCGATGACGTGGCGTTCGCGATGGTCACTGATCAGGAGTACTTGTACGTTGCCGTGGTCCATCCGGGGGCTTCGGCGGGCGAGTTGCCGCAAACCTTTTCGTTGTGGTTGGATGGTGATGGTGAGTTGCTGTCGTCTTTCCGGTTTGAATGTCATTCGGACGGCCAACGAAACGCGTCGGTGGATGGCTCGGTCGAATGGAAGCCGACTTGGTATGCGGCGCTGAGTGGCTGGAGTCAGGCAGAAACTGTTGACGCGTCGCCAACGGAGACCAGTGCGGGGCCCAGTGCTGGACCCAGCGTGCTGGCCGAAATCGCGATTCCGTTGTCGGAGGTGCTGCCTCGCGATGATGGTTTGCGAGTATCGAATCAATTCGCCGTGCGGGTTCGTGCGGGAAGCAATTCGGATGCGACGACCGGGCCGCATTGTTTGGCCTCGGATTCTCAAGCGATGCCCGATCCGCAACACTGGCGTTTCTACGGCATGCCTCGCTGA